The window AGATTTGCCGACCGTACTCACGGCGTTGTCGATGATAGAGGCGTTGCCACCGTGACCGTTGACGAAACAGACGCCGTCGAAGTCGTTTTCGAGCGCGTTGTCGGCGACCTGCTCTAGGATTGCGAGGAGGTCCTCCAGTTCGAGGGTCAACGTTCCACCTAACGAGGTGTGGTGTGGCGAAAAGCCGGTCCAGACGGGCGGTGTCACGAGAAGCGGCACGTCGCCACCGGCGCGCTCGGCCCCGTGGTGCGCGACAGCGTCGGCCAGCAGGGTGTCGGTGGCGACTGGGAGATGGTGTCCGTGTTGTTCGATGCTACCGACTGGTACGACGACGACTGACCCGTCGGCCGTGCCGGTCTCGCGAATCTCGCGTCGAGTCTTCGTCGCCCACGCGACGGACGACGAACGCCCTGTTGGGAGCATGGACGACACTGCTCGTGTTGGCCGTATATCTATTGGGGTTCTCGGGAAGTGTCCTTCGAGACGGTGGGGAGAGAAGGTGGCGGGATAGCAGGTGTCGATCAATCGACCGGGCCAAGAGCGTGGCAGATAGTCGTTCTTACAGTACGTATGCGCACCAAGATTTAATATGAATGGGTGTTGTTGTCTAACACAATGTCCGAGCAAGAAGTGAGTGGGGAGAGACGCACGTTTATCAAGAGCAGCGGCGCACTGGCAGCGGTACCACTCGTCGGTGGCGTCGCTGGTGCGGCCGAAGACGAACGAACCGAGGCGCGCGGGTCCGAGCGTGGCGAGGACGGCGATGACAGGCGGGTCGTCGGCTACTACCCGTCGTGGGCGAGCGAGTACGGCCCCCGAGACGTGCCGTACGACAAGATAACTCACCTCAACTACGCCTTCCTCGAACCGACCTCGGAGGGCGAGGTGAAACTCGCAGTCACCGGCGACGCTGACCCCGAACTCCTCGAAGAGTTCCGGGAGGTGACCCACGAACAACCGGACACGTCGTTCGTGTTTTCGATCCAAGCCGGTTGGTACTCCGGGCGTTTCTCCGACGCTGCGTCGACGGCCGAACGTCGGGAGCGGTTCGCGCGAACCGCCATCGACCTCGTCGAGAAGTACAACTTCGACGGAATCGACATCGATTGGGAGTACCCAGACGGGACCATCCGCGAAGAGGACCCGCACAATCTGGTATTGCTATTTCGCGAGATTCGACGACAGTTCGACGAACTGGAGAGCGAAGACGTAGAAGACCACGACGACGATGGAGACAGAGAAGACGGTGAAGACGACCGGTCGTACGAACTGAGCATGGCGGCCTCAGCCAACCCACGAATCATCGACACTCAGAAGGTCGAGGCGTTAAGCGACCTCGTAGACTTCCTCAACGTCATGAACTACGACTTCCACGGCACGTGGAACGAGCGGACCCATTTCAACGCGCCGCTGTACCCCGTCCCCGACGCGCCGAACGCGAATCCGGAGTTCACTGCTAACCACGCGATGCGCCACTGGGCGAGCAAGCCCATCGCGAAGGAGAAGCTCAACTTCGGGTTGCCGTTCTACGGCCGGACCTTCGAGAACGTGCAGAACGACCAGCCCAGCGACCACGGCCTGTTCCAGCCGTTCGCGGGCGGGGGAGCCCGGACGTACGGCGACATCATGGAAAACGTTCGACGCGGCACCGACTACGAGTACCACTGGCATTCAGAGGCGCGCGTGCCGTGGCTCTACTCGGAAGCGGACGACGTATTCATCTCGTACGATGACCGCCACTCCATTAGGGAGAAGACGAAATACACTGTGGACAACGACTTCGGCGGGATGATGTGCTGGGAGCTCTCTCAGGACCCCAGCAACGTCCTACTCGAAACTATCGATCGACATCTCGCGCGCGACGACTAAAATCAGTCCCGAAATGCGGTCTAGCGGTTGCAGAGCGGGTAGCATGACTATTTTAGGTTAACCGAACCTAGAAAAAAACTTAACTTTCTTTGATTCGATGGTAGTATCGATGTCAAACGACGACAACCAATCGTCGAGTAGCATCGGACGGAAACTGACCCCGAACGCGTCGAGGCGGCGGTTCCTCAAAGGAACCGGCGCTCTGGCGGTAACCAGCACGCTCGCCTCCGGCAGCGCGTCGGCACATGGGAGTTACGGCAACCGCGTCGTCGGGTACTACCCCGGTTGGGCGGGCAGTTACGAGCCCGCGGACGTCCCCTACGACAAACTCACGCACCTGAACTTCGCGTTCCTCGAACCGCAGTCCGACGGCACAGTCGTCGTTGGCAGCCAGTCGAAGAAGGACCGACTCAGCGAGTTGTCGAACTACGACGACACCGGCACCGTATTCATCCTTTCGATAAGTGCGGGCTGGTACTCCGGGACGTTCTCGGACGCCGCGTCGACGGCCGAGCGTCGCCAACGGTTCGCGAAGACCGCCGTCGACATCATGGAGCAGTACCAGTTCGACGGCCTCGACCTCGACTGGGAGTACCCGGACGGGTCGATTCGCGCTGAGGACCCGCACAACTTCTCGCTCCTGCTGGAGGCGTGTCGAAACGAACTCGACGCCCGGTTCGGCTCATGGACTCACCTGACGATGGCGGCCTCGCCGAACCCGAACATCGTCGACGACGCCTACGAGGTCGAGACCATCGACGGCTACCTCGACCACATCAACGTCATGACCTACGACTACCACGGTGATTGGAGCAACGACACCAACTTCAATGCACCGTTTGACTCGCCGCCTGGCGACCCGGACGGCCAGCAAGACTGGAACACCACCAACCACATGCAGTACTGGGCCAGCAAGCCCATCGCAAACGACAAGCTACTCATGGGCATGCCGTTCTACGGCCGGTCATACTCCGGCGTGGCAGGCACCAACGACGGGCTGTTCAATTCGTTCAGTTCCTCGACGTCCGAGACGTACTACGACATCGTCCAGAACATCAAACCGCAGGCGGACTACGAGTACCACTGGCATCCCGACGCGCAGGTGCCGTGGCTCTACTCGGCGGCGGAGGACACGTTCGTCTCCTACGATAACGTTGACTCGATCAAGAACAAGGTCGACTTCGTGAAGAACAACGGTTTCGGTGGGGCCATGTGCTGGGAGCTTTCTCAGGACCCCAGCAACACCCTCATCGGAACGATGCACGACAATCTCCACTGAATTGCAGCGGCGGTCCGAATCGAGCGGAACGCGCTGCGACGAACGCCGTTCTCTCGGTGCGAACGGCTCAAGCGTGCGCGAGTTTCAGTTCGACGATGTTCTTTGTTCGCATGAGTTCGTCCAGCAGTTGCTCGTCTGGGTCGACTGCGACGCGACTGGCCGGGCCGGAGACGCTGACGGCGCCGATGACCTGGCCGTTCTCGTTCTTGATTGCGACCGCGACGCAGCGGACCCCGCGCACGCGCTCTTCGCTGTCGACGGCGTACCCTGTTTCCCGAATCGTCTCCAGTTCCGTCGTGAGTTCCTCGCGGTCAGTTATCGTCTTCTCCGTGCGAGGCGGCAAGCCTCGGCGTTGGAATATCTCCTCGACCCGACTCTCGGGCAGGTACGCGAGGATAGCCTTACCGAGGGCGGTGGCGTGGAGCGCGACGTGTTTCCCCGGGTGCGTATCGACCGGGATGGAGGTCTCGCCCTGGGCGTCATAGACGTAGACGCCGCGTCCGTCCTCTTCTACGAGAAGGCTCGCCGACTCGTCGGTTTCCGCGGCCAGTTTGTCGATCTCCGGTTCGGCCACCTCGAAAATCTTCCGGCGAGAGCGGGCGTATTCGCCGATTTCGAGGAATCGGAGGCTAACGTGGTAGGTGTTGTCACTTCTGACGACGTAACCCCGTTGGACGAGCGTTCTGAGGTGGTTGTGGACCGTGCTATCGGGGAGGTCGAGGTGGGCGGAAATCTCCGTAAGGCGGGCCCCGTCGAGTTCGCGCAGGGTCTCGATGATGTCGAACGATCGGGCAGTCGTTCGGACGGGGGTGTTGGACTCGCCAGGCATCTCCTCTCTCTGCACACTTTCCGACGGTGACGTAATATAAGTTCCTCTGCAGATTGCGATGCCAACGGATGCGTCTCGCTGGGACCGGGGGCTATGGTTGTCGTCTATCGAGTACCGATTCTGCAGATAGCATTGCGTGTTTGCTCTCCAATTCGTAGCGGCACGTCGAGAATTAGCGGAGTTAGTAGTTCATAGTATTGGGGATATAGAACAAGACAATGTATTCGTGATGATTCCAGTGGATAGTCCAGATGACCCGTGTATTCGCGTGTTAATGCCCGATGTATCGGGTATTAACACTCAATTCTCTATTTTAGATATTTAATACCTTTTGGTGCAGAATAAATATTATTTTACAGCAACTGTTCACTAATTTTTCCATATAGGTGGTTATTCCGTGATTTTATCAAGGAAACTACGACCACACAGCATTGAACTATATGTACAATACTATTGGGTTGTAATAGGGTTGTTTTCGTCCACCAAAGATATGTGGTCACGATAGGTAGGTCCGGTACAATATTCCAAAACTAGTGATAGCCGTGGCCTTGTCCGAGGACTCCCAGTCTGACTCCAAATCTGAGTCGACGGCTTAACCTATCGGTCACCACCTCGCCGTCACCCAGTCATATTTCTATCCCTCTGAGAACAGACTTTTCCCGTCACATTGGTCGTTTGTTGACCTGAAGTATCCCAAGACGGGTGTGCTATTCACTAGGGGATACGGGTGCCACGTATGCCGATTTGATTTCGTCTCCTTCCCGCCACTGGTAGTAGAAATATTGTCTGCCATCGATTTCCTTCGTCGTTAATGTTGCTCTTCCTGGGGCCTCGGACTCCTCGATAGTGTCCGTCCATGTTTCTTCGTCCCAGCCTTCTGGAGTCTCCTCGATGTCAGTTGCTCGTTCTTCCAGCTCTTGTTCTGCTTTGGCTTCTTTGTAGCTGGCTAGTTGGTCTGCATAGTTGGCAATTTCACGTAATCGGGTTGCAGACTGGCGTTGCAATCCCTCAGTAAGATACTTAGGGATGTCATCTGGGGATAGAGGTTCACTTGGCATCCTAACTAACCAACGAGGGCGGAGAGGATTTAGAATTGTTGGTTAGTGACGAGAGTGGACGGCAGAGACTCCTCAAACTTGATCCGCCTCTTCGCCGACTGATTCGAGAGGAACTTCTTCGACGTAGGTTGTGACCAGTGCTAGTTCAGAAGGATGTGTACTGTCGTCTTCTTCCTCTTCTATTTGGATGTCAGCATAGGAGTATTCGACATCGAGAACGTCATAGAGTTCTAATCCGAGGGAAAATTCGGTTTCGCTTATTCCGATTGGGTCTTCTGCAGGTGCAGATAGGCTCTTTAACACCATCTAGTATGGATGTAATGGCCGACAAACACGACCCCAACGACTCGATTTGAATCGGCTACAACGTGGTGACTATCAGATGCCTACGCCTTTCTAGTGTGCGAAAATTGAACGGCCCCTAGCCCGAGAGCGCCACCTACCCGCTATGCGGCGCAGTTGTTCGGGCCGAGTTCAAGTTCCGTCGCCTCGCTCTCGTCGTCGATGGTCTCTTTACCGGTGTTGACGTCGATGACCGTCTCGTAGTTCGGCGGCTTCTCGGGGGCGTTCTCGGTCAACCGCTCGACGAACGATTCCTTATCGAGTCCAAGGAGGTCGAGTTCCTCGCGCAGGTCGCCAAGTCGGGCCGTAAGCGGTTCACCGGGCGAACCGTTCTCGTAGCGGCCATCGCTCGTGACGGTTAGGTGGCCCGGTAGCACCTTGATATCGTCTGGCAGTTCGAGAAGGGTCTCGTGGAGCGAATCGTACAACAGTTGCGCTCCGCGCGAGGCGTCGTCGGCACCGAACTGGAGTTCCGTTCGCCCGACCGAGTCGACGAACAGCGTATCGCCGGTCAACAGAAGGTCGCCGTCGATTAGATAGTTCATCATCTCGGAGGTGTGGCCCGGCGTGTGGAGTGCCTCGATCTCGATGTCTCCGACTGCGACAGTTTCACCGTCAGACAACGGGTCGTATTCGTACTCGACGCCGCGGTCGCTGGCTACCTCTCCGAGGTGGTAAGGGACGCCGACCTCGTTCGCGAGGGCGGGACTTCCGGAGATGTGATCGGCGTGAACGTGCGTATCGAAGACTCGTGCAATCGAGAGTCCAGCATCCTGCGCAGCGACTTTGAACTGGTCGGTCTGTCTGGTCGCGTCGACCACGACTGCCTCCTCTGCTTGCTTCGAACCAACGACGTACCCTAGACAGCCCTTCGCCCGACGCTGGATTTGCTGAACGACGAGGTCGTCGTTGGTTGACTCTATGGGGACGACTTCGTAGAGTTTACTCCATTCTTCCATCCCACCGGTGACGACCTCCGCGTCGTCGTAGCCGTGTTCGTCTAGTTCGAACGCGAACGGCGTCGAGGTCAGGCCTTTGCCACAGATTGCGACCACTGGGCGACCCTGTACTAACGCGTTCACCTCGTTAAGTTGCTCCTCGTTCAACCCTTCTTCGGGGTCGTACGGCACGTTCTCCGCGTTCTGGACGTGCCATGCCTCGAAACTGTCCTCGGGACGCGTGTCGATAAGTGTGAACTGTTCGTCGGCGTCAATCTTGTCTGCGAGTTTCGCTGCGGTAATGTTCTTGACCATTGTTGGATTTCAGCTAGCAGTGATATCTGTCGGTCGTTGTGCTACTGTTCTACCGTTCACGTCGCTATCGAGTGCGGTTCCGGCCCTCCTCCGGGAAATCATTTTCACTCGGAATCATCGCCGTTTCACAATACGCCTCACCCTCACTGTAGTCAACGCCGGGTTGGATGAACGGATACGGTCCATCCGCGGGAGTGTTCTGAGCGCGGCCGCCATCGTCTGCTGTTTCGACAAGCCCCATCACTTCGTACTCGACGGGCGAATTGTCATTGAGGAAATCGACGATGACGTCGACCGGAATCTTACCGTCGTCGACCTCGACATCTTGGAACGGGAAGCCGCAGTTACCGAGGTCGCGCTCTGGGTCGCCGGGTCGGCGGAACGTCGCGACCGAGTACGTCTCCTCGGGGTCGATCGGGTCGCCATCGACACGCATCTCGACGAGACGACGACCGCGTTTGGCTGTCGGGTCGATGGTCACCTCGACGTTCGAGGAGAAGTTTCTGACGCGGCCATCTTCCTGGTCGTAGGGGTACGGCGTGAAGTTGTCCACGAGAAACTCTTCCATGTGACTTTTCAGCTGTTGGCCGTACGCGACACCACGAGCGACGGGCGTCGCCATCGGGAAGAACGTGTACAGTTCTTCGAGCGTGATTTCGCCGCGCGGAATGGCGGTCCCGTACCGGAATCCGTGCGAGACGGCGAGGTCTGCGTCGAAGTGGTCTCGAAGCGCGTCGTTGAACAGCGTGTTCCACGCACTCTCGAGAAACGCCTGACGGTAGAGTGGCTTCTCAGTCCGTCCGACGACCGTATCCAGCGGTCGTTCGAGCGTTCCGGCTCCCCGTTCGAATCCCGGGTCGTCCTCGTAGAACGGCGCTCGGACTGACTCAACCGTCTCGCTCGCCGTGTCGTCCGGCTCGGGAGTGTACTCGCCGTCCTCGGTCAGACAGTAGAGGTGGTGGCGGAACTGCACTTCACTATTTTGGACACGCAGGTCTACTCGGCCGAGCGCTTCGCCCATACCGGACTCGACGACTATCGTCTCCGTCTCCTCGACGACGATGGGGTCGTACGTGTACTCGTGCGTGTGGGCGCTGAACATGACGTCAACCCTCGCACAGTCCTTGGCCGCCTGGACCATCCACGGAAGGCCGATTTCGGTGACCGCCACGACGACGTCGGCACCGTCCTCGCGGGCGGCGTGCGCCGATTCCTCCAAGAGCGCGGGATGTTTTCCGAAGCGGTACTTCCCCTCGTAGAACGCGGGCGCCATTCGGTCGACGTAGACGTTGGTCATCCCGACGACCCCGACAGACAGACCGCCGACGTCGAGGATTCGGTACGGGTCGTACAGCAGGTCGTCCGTCTCCCGGTCGTAGAGGTTGTTCGCAAGGACTGGCGCGTCGAGGTCGGCCATCAACTCGACGAAGTTACCGTCCTCGGCGGCCTCGTTCGAGTAATCCCAGTTGCCAGGGACGTAGACGTCGGGGTTGACGTGCTCGTTGATGGGGTCGAGCATGGCCCGTCCATTGGTGTACGTCGTCACCGCTGAGCCGTGGAACGTGTCCCCGCTCATCAGTGTGCAGACCTCGTGGTCTGCTCGGAGTTCGTCGAGTTTGGCTGCGAGTACTGGGATGCCACCGGCCCGGTCGATGACTCGGTCGTCGTCGCCGAACTCGAAGTCTGGGCCAGCGGTCGAATTGTCGTAGTATATCTGATTTCGGGGAGTCAGTTGTCCGTGTAGGTCACTTACGTGGCCAAACACCAGATCGGGGTCGCCCTCCTGACGCCCGGCGATACTCCCGTCGAGGTTCCGCCATCGACCAACTGCTGGCTCCTCCGTACTCATACTGACGTCGAATGACTACAATTGTCGGGGCTACAAAGGTTGTGGGCAATATTTGAAACACCTCACAAGACTTGTGAACCGCCTGTAGAGCGAACGATAGGCAACGCACACCGATACTCGGTCGATTTCGGTTTCGAAACTACGCGTGTCCGCCTGACT is drawn from Halorussus halophilus and contains these coding sequences:
- a CDS encoding MBL fold metallo-hydrolase, with translation MVKNITAAKLADKIDADEQFTLIDTRPEDSFEAWHVQNAENVPYDPEEGLNEEQLNEVNALVQGRPVVAICGKGLTSTPFAFELDEHGYDDAEVVTGGMEEWSKLYEVVPIESTNDDLVVQQIQRRAKGCLGYVVGSKQAEEAVVVDATRQTDQFKVAAQDAGLSIARVFDTHVHADHISGSPALANEVGVPYHLGEVASDRGVEYEYDPLSDGETVAVGDIEIEALHTPGHTSEMMNYLIDGDLLLTGDTLFVDSVGRTELQFGADDASRGAQLLYDSLHETLLELPDDIKVLPGHLTVTSDGRYENGSPGEPLTARLGDLREELDLLGLDKESFVERLTENAPEKPPNYETVIDVNTGKETIDDESEATELELGPNNCAA
- a CDS encoding glycoside hydrolase family 18 protein translates to MSNDDNQSSSSIGRKLTPNASRRRFLKGTGALAVTSTLASGSASAHGSYGNRVVGYYPGWAGSYEPADVPYDKLTHLNFAFLEPQSDGTVVVGSQSKKDRLSELSNYDDTGTVFILSISAGWYSGTFSDAASTAERRQRFAKTAVDIMEQYQFDGLDLDWEYPDGSIRAEDPHNFSLLLEACRNELDARFGSWTHLTMAASPNPNIVDDAYEVETIDGYLDHINVMTYDYHGDWSNDTNFNAPFDSPPGDPDGQQDWNTTNHMQYWASKPIANDKLLMGMPFYGRSYSGVAGTNDGLFNSFSSSTSETYYDIVQNIKPQADYEYHWHPDAQVPWLYSAAEDTFVSYDNVDSIKNKVDFVKNNGFGGAMCWELSQDPSNTLIGTMHDNLH
- a CDS encoding IclR family transcriptional regulator, which produces MPGESNTPVRTTARSFDIIETLRELDGARLTEISAHLDLPDSTVHNHLRTLVQRGYVVRSDNTYHVSLRFLEIGEYARSRRKIFEVAEPEIDKLAAETDESASLLVEEDGRGVYVYDAQGETSIPVDTHPGKHVALHATALGKAILAYLPESRVEEIFQRRGLPPRTEKTITDREELTTELETIRETGYAVDSEERVRGVRCVAVAIKNENGQVIGAVSVSGPASRVAVDPDEQLLDELMRTKNIVELKLAHA
- a CDS encoding 5'-nucleotidase C-terminal domain-containing protein, with the translated sequence MSTEEPAVGRWRNLDGSIAGRQEGDPDLVFGHVSDLHGQLTPRNQIYYDNSTAGPDFEFGDDDRVIDRAGGIPVLAAKLDELRADHEVCTLMSGDTFHGSAVTTYTNGRAMLDPINEHVNPDVYVPGNWDYSNEAAEDGNFVELMADLDAPVLANNLYDRETDDLLYDPYRILDVGGLSVGVVGMTNVYVDRMAPAFYEGKYRFGKHPALLEESAHAAREDGADVVVAVTEIGLPWMVQAAKDCARVDVMFSAHTHEYTYDPIVVEETETIVVESGMGEALGRVDLRVQNSEVQFRHHLYCLTEDGEYTPEPDDTASETVESVRAPFYEDDPGFERGAGTLERPLDTVVGRTEKPLYRQAFLESAWNTLFNDALRDHFDADLAVSHGFRYGTAIPRGEITLEELYTFFPMATPVARGVAYGQQLKSHMEEFLVDNFTPYPYDQEDGRVRNFSSNVEVTIDPTAKRGRRLVEMRVDGDPIDPEETYSVATFRRPGDPERDLGNCGFPFQDVEVDDGKIPVDVIVDFLNDNSPVEYEVMGLVETADDGGRAQNTPADGPYPFIQPGVDYSEGEAYCETAMIPSENDFPEEGRNRTR
- a CDS encoding glycosyl hydrolase family 18 protein; its protein translation is MSEQEVSGERRTFIKSSGALAAVPLVGGVAGAAEDERTEARGSERGEDGDDRRVVGYYPSWASEYGPRDVPYDKITHLNYAFLEPTSEGEVKLAVTGDADPELLEEFREVTHEQPDTSFVFSIQAGWYSGRFSDAASTAERRERFARTAIDLVEKYNFDGIDIDWEYPDGTIREEDPHNLVLLFREIRRQFDELESEDVEDHDDDGDREDGEDDRSYELSMAASANPRIIDTQKVEALSDLVDFLNVMNYDFHGTWNERTHFNAPLYPVPDAPNANPEFTANHAMRHWASKPIAKEKLNFGLPFYGRTFENVQNDQPSDHGLFQPFAGGGARTYGDIMENVRRGTDYEYHWHSEARVPWLYSEADDVFISYDDRHSIREKTKYTVDNDFGGMMCWELSQDPSNVLLETIDRHLARDD